From a single Eleginops maclovinus isolate JMC-PN-2008 ecotype Puerto Natales chromosome 18, JC_Emac_rtc_rv5, whole genome shotgun sequence genomic region:
- the c18h19orf47 gene encoding uncharacterized protein C19orf47 homolog isoform X2 produces MASVTTATSEWIQFFKDAGIPAGLAVTYAVSFVDNRINKNMLMDLSKDIMMDLGITVIGDIIAILKHAKQVYRQDMCKMATEAISSGQTSVKAELRRTANTPATRMIANALSSDSPPATPARRPDNRLSVTVSNMQANKSGKAVVSQPADEGNGLQAVKRRRVTAEMEGKYIINMPKGSTPRTRRILAQQAKKGSKRTSVFARLGAESKADTTTSNNKPSGVFSRLGRGDEEENGQTTGKMAANMDVDDQDDSDGEGSVLQYAGVLKRSMPSQKKEPVAKPPPTTLRRLGGKFKLPPSDTPTSSVSPNGLPPAKVSVLQRLGKLPATHQNAAASPIPADTQDNRVTSTKHKAHEGLTIASSKVSSSTGAGGGAGDGVGGAGAESVGAQMDVRAISVFKRLGSKKT; encoded by the exons ATGGCGTCCGTGACAACAG cCACGTCGGAGTGGATTCAGTTTTTCAAGGATGCTGGGATCCCAGCTGGCCTCGCTGTCACTTATGCAGTCTCCTTCGTGGACAACAG AATTAACAAGAACATGCTGATGGACCTCAGTAAAGACATCATGATGGACCTCGGGATTACAGTCATTGGCGACATCATTGCCATTCTTAAACATGCCAAGCAGGTCTACAGGCAG GACATGTGCAAAATGGCCACAGAAGCCATCTCCTCAGGACAGACCAGTGTTAAAGCTGAGCTCAGACGAACTGCCAATACTC CCGCCACTCGTATGATTGCCAACGCTTTGAGCAGCGACTCCCCTCCAGCCACTCCAGCCCGTCGGCCCGACAACCGCCTCTCAGTCACAGTGTCCAACATGCAAGCAAACAAGAGTGGCAAAGCGG ttGTCAGTCAGCCGGCTGACGAGGGGAACGGTTTGCAGGCAGTGAAGCGCCGACGTGTGACAGCTGAGATGGAAGGCAAGTACATCATCAACATGCCCAAAGGCTCCACGCCTCGTACACGCCGCATCCTGGCCCAGCAGGCCAAGAAAG GTTCGAAGCGCACCTCTGTGTTTGCAAGACTTGGGGCTGAATCGAAggcagacacaacaacaagcaaTAACAAG CCAAGCGGTGTGTTCAGCCGTCTTGGCCGAGGGGATGAAGAGGAAAACGGGCAGACGACTGGCAAAATGGCTGCAAACATGGATGTTGATGACCAGGACGACAGTGACGGAGAAGGCTCCGTTCTTCAGTATGCTGGCGTTCTCAAGAGAAGCATGCCCTCCCAGAAGAAGGAGCCAGTGGCCAAGCCACCACCGACCACCCTGCGGCGACTGGGAGGCAAATTTAAACTACCTCCCTCAGACACCCCCACCTCATCTGTCTCCCCTAATGGCCTCCCCCCTGCCAAGGTTAGTGTGCTTCAGAGACTCGGCAAGCTTCCTGCAACACACCAGAACGCCGCTGCATCGCCCATACCTGCTGACACACAAGACAACAGGGTGACCAGCACTAAGCACAAAGCCCATGAGGGACTGACCATAGCCAGCTCCAAGGTAAGCAGCAGCACCggggctggaggaggagcaggagatggagtgggaggagcaggagcagagTCTGTCGGTGCCCAGATGGATGTTAGGGCTATCAGTGTTTTTAAGAGACTGGGTAGCAAGAAAACCTAA
- the c18h19orf47 gene encoding uncharacterized protein C19orf47 homolog isoform X3, whose protein sequence is MASVTTATSEWIQFFKDAGIPAGLAVTYAVSFVDNRINKNMLMDLSKDIMMDLGITVIGDIIAILKHAKQVYRQDMCKMATEAISSGQTSVKAELRRTANTPATRMIANALSSDSPPATPARRPDNRLSVTVSNMQANKSGKAVVSQPADEGNGLQAVKRRRVTAEMEGSKRTSVFARLGAESKADTTTSNNKPSGVFSRLGRGDEEENGQTTGKMAANMDVDDQDDSDGEGSVLQYAGVLKRSMPSQKKEPVAKPPPTTLRRLGGKFKLPPSDTPTSSVSPNGLPPAKVSVLQRLGKLPATHQNAAASPIPADTQDNRVTSTKHKAHEGLTIASSKVSSSTGAGGGAGDGVGGAGAESVGAQMDVRAISVFKRLGSKKT, encoded by the exons ATGGCGTCCGTGACAACAG cCACGTCGGAGTGGATTCAGTTTTTCAAGGATGCTGGGATCCCAGCTGGCCTCGCTGTCACTTATGCAGTCTCCTTCGTGGACAACAG AATTAACAAGAACATGCTGATGGACCTCAGTAAAGACATCATGATGGACCTCGGGATTACAGTCATTGGCGACATCATTGCCATTCTTAAACATGCCAAGCAGGTCTACAGGCAG GACATGTGCAAAATGGCCACAGAAGCCATCTCCTCAGGACAGACCAGTGTTAAAGCTGAGCTCAGACGAACTGCCAATACTC CCGCCACTCGTATGATTGCCAACGCTTTGAGCAGCGACTCCCCTCCAGCCACTCCAGCCCGTCGGCCCGACAACCGCCTCTCAGTCACAGTGTCCAACATGCAAGCAAACAAGAGTGGCAAAGCGG ttGTCAGTCAGCCGGCTGACGAGGGGAACGGTTTGCAGGCAGTGAAGCGCCGACGTGTGACAGCTGAGATGGAAG GTTCGAAGCGCACCTCTGTGTTTGCAAGACTTGGGGCTGAATCGAAggcagacacaacaacaagcaaTAACAAG CCAAGCGGTGTGTTCAGCCGTCTTGGCCGAGGGGATGAAGAGGAAAACGGGCAGACGACTGGCAAAATGGCTGCAAACATGGATGTTGATGACCAGGACGACAGTGACGGAGAAGGCTCCGTTCTTCAGTATGCTGGCGTTCTCAAGAGAAGCATGCCCTCCCAGAAGAAGGAGCCAGTGGCCAAGCCACCACCGACCACCCTGCGGCGACTGGGAGGCAAATTTAAACTACCTCCCTCAGACACCCCCACCTCATCTGTCTCCCCTAATGGCCTCCCCCCTGCCAAGGTTAGTGTGCTTCAGAGACTCGGCAAGCTTCCTGCAACACACCAGAACGCCGCTGCATCGCCCATACCTGCTGACACACAAGACAACAGGGTGACCAGCACTAAGCACAAAGCCCATGAGGGACTGACCATAGCCAGCTCCAAGGTAAGCAGCAGCACCggggctggaggaggagcaggagatggagtgggaggagcaggagcagagTCTGTCGGTGCCCAGATGGATGTTAGGGCTATCAGTGTTTTTAAGAGACTGGGTAGCAAGAAAACCTAA
- the c18h19orf47 gene encoding uncharacterized protein C19orf47 homolog isoform X1, giving the protein MASVTTATSEWIQFFKDAGIPAGLAVTYAVSFVDNRINKNMLMDLSKDIMMDLGITVIGDIIAILKHAKQVYRQDMCKMATEAISSGQTSVKAELRRTANTPATRMIANALSSDSPPATPARRPDNRLSVTVSNMQANKSGKAVVSQPADEGNGLQAVKRRRVTAEMEGKYIINMPKGSTPRTRRILAQQAKKGRPDPGALLTTRASTDGAPQLIDTKGSKRTSVFARLGAESKADTTTSNNKPSGVFSRLGRGDEEENGQTTGKMAANMDVDDQDDSDGEGSVLQYAGVLKRSMPSQKKEPVAKPPPTTLRRLGGKFKLPPSDTPTSSVSPNGLPPAKVSVLQRLGKLPATHQNAAASPIPADTQDNRVTSTKHKAHEGLTIASSKVSSSTGAGGGAGDGVGGAGAESVGAQMDVRAISVFKRLGSKKT; this is encoded by the exons ATGGCGTCCGTGACAACAG cCACGTCGGAGTGGATTCAGTTTTTCAAGGATGCTGGGATCCCAGCTGGCCTCGCTGTCACTTATGCAGTCTCCTTCGTGGACAACAG AATTAACAAGAACATGCTGATGGACCTCAGTAAAGACATCATGATGGACCTCGGGATTACAGTCATTGGCGACATCATTGCCATTCTTAAACATGCCAAGCAGGTCTACAGGCAG GACATGTGCAAAATGGCCACAGAAGCCATCTCCTCAGGACAGACCAGTGTTAAAGCTGAGCTCAGACGAACTGCCAATACTC CCGCCACTCGTATGATTGCCAACGCTTTGAGCAGCGACTCCCCTCCAGCCACTCCAGCCCGTCGGCCCGACAACCGCCTCTCAGTCACAGTGTCCAACATGCAAGCAAACAAGAGTGGCAAAGCGG ttGTCAGTCAGCCGGCTGACGAGGGGAACGGTTTGCAGGCAGTGAAGCGCCGACGTGTGACAGCTGAGATGGAAGGCAAGTACATCATCAACATGCCCAAAGGCTCCACGCCTCGTACACGCCGCATCCTGGCCCAGCAGGCCAAGAAAGGTAGGCCTGACCCGGGGGCCTTGCTGACAACTCGCGCCAGTACAGATGGTGCTCCGCAGCTAATTGATACTAAAG GTTCGAAGCGCACCTCTGTGTTTGCAAGACTTGGGGCTGAATCGAAggcagacacaacaacaagcaaTAACAAG CCAAGCGGTGTGTTCAGCCGTCTTGGCCGAGGGGATGAAGAGGAAAACGGGCAGACGACTGGCAAAATGGCTGCAAACATGGATGTTGATGACCAGGACGACAGTGACGGAGAAGGCTCCGTTCTTCAGTATGCTGGCGTTCTCAAGAGAAGCATGCCCTCCCAGAAGAAGGAGCCAGTGGCCAAGCCACCACCGACCACCCTGCGGCGACTGGGAGGCAAATTTAAACTACCTCCCTCAGACACCCCCACCTCATCTGTCTCCCCTAATGGCCTCCCCCCTGCCAAGGTTAGTGTGCTTCAGAGACTCGGCAAGCTTCCTGCAACACACCAGAACGCCGCTGCATCGCCCATACCTGCTGACACACAAGACAACAGGGTGACCAGCACTAAGCACAAAGCCCATGAGGGACTGACCATAGCCAGCTCCAAGGTAAGCAGCAGCACCggggctggaggaggagcaggagatggagtgggaggagcaggagcagagTCTGTCGGTGCCCAGATGGATGTTAGGGCTATCAGTGTTTTTAAGAGACTGGGTAGCAAGAAAACCTAA